One region of Quercus lobata isolate SW786 chromosome 2, ValleyOak3.0 Primary Assembly, whole genome shotgun sequence genomic DNA includes:
- the LOC115960515 gene encoding uncharacterized protein LOC115960515, protein MRAGETLRSYASRYWELYNEISGDNERVAASTFRMGLPEDSRLRESLTKKTPEGMRQLMRRIEEYKRLEDDRLQSKGKAPMMNCPRQTGFPFWPRGGLAIQELAAQMGEVSVTFKERAHRILDRIKHESYFRWPNKMGGDPSRRNQNLYCIYHRDKGHTTEQCQVLKDHLRQLVKVGHLKDFVLDSRDRVVGQDTRQRGNPLPPPVGVIEIIHVALEKLIVGRRKGVLTVVPVEGNLGLQSPGKKMKFAREPVSFDDDDLEGTIQPHDDALVVTARISGFLVKRVMIDQGSGADVMYLDMFKGLGLKKEDLTKHTSPLVGFDGKVVIPEVQISLPVIMGGKEVYVTFTIVSSFSPYTAILGRPWIRSMRVVPSTLHVKIKFPTERGVIVIKGDQQAAKQCLTAIVNWKRGNQVSHEEITRQLVGDEETGPSEQGRVEQEDMSWKDPL, encoded by the coding sequence ATGAGGGCAGGAGAGACCCTCCGTAGTTACGCCAGCCGATATTGGGAGCTATACAACGAGATAAGCGGGGATAACGAAAGGGTCGCGGCAAGCACATTTAGGATGGGGTTGCCCGAGGATTCCAGGCTACGAGAGTCGTTAACCAAGAAGACGCCCGAAGGCATGCGGCAGCTTATGAGACGCATCGAGGAATACAAACGATTAGAGGATGACCGGCTGCAAAGTAAAGGCAAAGCGCCGATGATGAATTGTCCCCGACAGACAGGTTTCCCGTTCTGGCCTCGTGGGGGTCTGGCGATTCAAGAGCTGGCCGCACAGATGGGAGAAGTGAGCGTGACATTTAAGGAACGGGCACACAGGATTCTTGACCGGATCAAACACGAGTCGTATTTTcgatggccgaacaagatgggaGGGGACCCATCCAGAAGGAATCAGAATCTGTACTGCATTTATCACCGAGACAAGGGTCACACCACCGAACAGTGTCAGGTATTAAAAGATCACCTCAGGCAGCTAGTCAAGGTCGGGCACTTAAAGGATTTCGTGCTAGATTCGAGGGACAGAGTCGTAGGGCAAGATACCCGGCAAAGGGGAAACCCTCTCCCACCCCCTGTGGGGGTAATTGAAATAATCCATGTTGCGCTGGAGAAACTCATTGTAGGAAGGAGGAAAGGAGTGTTGACAGTGGTACCGGTAGAAGGTAACCTGGGTCTACAGTCACCGGGTAAGAAGATGAAATTTGCACGGGAGCCCGTTTCGTTTGACGATGACGATTTGGAAGGGACGATTCAGCCACATGATGATGCATTAGTGGTCACGGCCCGGATAAGCGGCTTCTTAGTAAAAAGGGTGATGATAGACCAGGGAAGTGGGGCCGATGTGATGTACCTTGATATGTTCAAGGGACTCGGTCTAAAGAAGGAAGACCTTACGAAGCACACTTCACCCTTGGTTGGATTCGATGGCAAAGTAGTGATTCCTGAGGTGCAAATCTCTCTTCCCGTGATTATGGGAGGGAAAGAGGTATATGTGACGTTCACAATAGTAAGTTCATTTTCCCCGTATACTGCCATCCTAGGAAGACCATGGATCCGTTCAATGAGGGTCGTCCCATCAACACTACATGTAAAGATTAAATTTCCAACCGAGCGAGGTGTCATTGTAATAAAAGGAGACCAGCAAGCGGCCAAACAGTGTCTTACTGCCATAGTGAACTGGAAGCGAGGGAATCAGGTCAGTCATGAAGAAATCACCAGACAACTGGTAGGAGACGAGGAGACTGGGCCGTCCGAACAAGGGCGTGTTGAACAAGAAGATATGTCCTGGAAAGACCCATTATAG
- the LOC115974790 gene encoding 60S ribosomal protein L31-like, translated as MVDKGSKGRKEEVVTREYTINLHKRLHGCTFKKKAPKAIKEIRKFAQKAMGTTDVRVDVKLNKHVWSRGIRSVPRRVRVRVARKRNDEEDAKEEFFSLVTVAEIPPEGLKGLGTKVIEEED; from the exons ATGGTGGACAAGGGcagcaaaggaagaaaggaagaggTTGTCACCAGAGAGTACACCATCAACCTCCACAAACGCCTTCATGGATG CACTTTCAAAAAGAAGGCTCCAAAGGCCATAAAGGAAATCAGGAAGTTTGCCCAAAAGGCTATGGGAACAACTGATGTCAGGGTGGATGTTAAGCTTAACAAGCATGTCTGGAGCCGTGGAATTCGCAGTGTGCCAAGGAGAGTTCGTGTCCGCGTTGCACGTAAGAGAAATGATGAAGAAGACGCAAAGGAGGAGTTTTTCTCACTAGTCACTGTTGCGGAGATCCCTCCAGAGGGTTTGAAGGGGTTGGGCACCAAGGTcattgaagaagaagattga
- the LOC115960505 gene encoding uncharacterized protein LOC115960505: protein MGAGCTEELVNVKILPDINKYFQVGASMSSEERVQVLLFLVQNIDVFAWNPYEVPGVNPGFIVHKLNVDPSYPPKKQKPRRSTKDHIEAVRQEVEKLKEAEAIKETFFPEWLANTVVVWKKNGKWRLLKKWKRFRWDDEREKAFQNLKEYLVRAPMLSAPEPGEELFMYLSVSEHAVSVVLLKDQGVQQPVYYISKTQVDAETRYLPLEKLVLALVHATRKLPQYFQAHTRTWLGAFDVRYKPRSAVKGQVLADFVAEFSPKGEMVCQLEHRPWKVHVDGASNTKGAGAGIVIITPEGILLEHSFRLGFNAFNNEAEYEALLARLRVVSRLEARDVEVYSDSRLIVNQVQGSFEARDPRMKAYLDLVKQVMDDFCTVKVIQVARAQNRHADSLATLASSIAKDILRLIRVELVPEPSIKVAGNERAAKVEVTAVATLRPSWMDPIIDFLADDQFQTMRRRPTRSAGWLPGIGCPETGNSIVGHLEGHIFHAYT from the exons ATGGGGGCTGGCTGCACTGAGGAGTTAGTAAATGTAAAAATACTGCCGgacattaataaatattttcaggtTGGAGCAAGCATGAGTAGCGAGGAAAGAGTCCAAGTATTGTTGTTTCTAGTTCAAAACATAGATGTTTTCGCTTGGAATCCTTATGAAGTTCCTGGGGTTAATCCCGGGTTTATTGTCCACAAACTTAATGTAGACCCCTCATATCCCCCAAAGAAGCAAAAGCCGAGAAGGTCGACCAAAGACCATATTGAGGCAGTAAGACAGGAGGTAGAGAAGCTGAAGGAGGCAGAAGCAATAAAGGAGACCTTTTTCCCGGAATGGCTGGCGAATACCGTGGTTGTCTGGAAGAAGAACGGCAAATGGAgg CTTTTGAAGAAGTGGAAGAGGTTTCGATGGGATGATGAACGTGAAAAGGCTTTCCAAAACCTTAAGGAGTACTTAGTGCGAGCACCGATGTTGAGTGCACCAGAGCCCGGAGAGGAATTGTTCATGTACCTCTCGGTATCTGAACATGCTGTAAGTGTTGTGCTTTTAAAGGACCAAGGAGTACAACAGCCCGTGTATTATATCAGCAAGACTCAAGTTGATGCTGAGACCAGATATTTGCCCTTAGAGAAATTGGTGTTGGCCCTAGTGCATGCTACCAGGAAATTGCCTCAATACTTCCAGGCTCATACC AGGACATGGCTCGGGGCATTCGATGTGAGGTATAAGCCGAGAAGTGCAGTAAAGGGGCAGGTATTAGCTGATTTTGTAGCAGAATTCTCTCCTAAAGGGGAGATGGTCTGTCAGTTGGAGCACCGCCCGTGGAAGGTACATGTGGATGGGGCTTCCAACACTAAAGGGGCTGGAGCCGGGATAGTCATAATCACCCCGGAAGGAATTCTCTTGGAGCATTCATTCAGGTTGGGGTTTAATGCCTTCAACAATGAGGCAGAGTATGAAGCTTTGCTTGCCAGACTGAGGGTAGTCTCACGGTTGGAAGCCCGGGATGTAGAGGTTTATTCGGATTCAAGGCTCATAGTCAATCAGGTGCAGGGGAGTTTTGAGGCTCGAGATCCTCGGATGAAAGCATATTTAGACTTGGTGAAGCAGGTCATGGACGACTTTTGTACGGTGAAGGTGATTCAAGTGGCCCGAGCACAAAACAGACATGCCGACTCTCTCGCCACTCTGGCATCGTCAATTGCCAAGGATATTCTCCGGCTTATCAGAGTGGAACTCGTCCCCGAGCCCAGCATTAAGGTGGCAGGAAATGAGCGGGCTGCGAAAGTCGAAGTCACAGCAGTCGCAACACTTAGaccgagctggatggaccccatcaTAGATTTCTTAGCCGATGACCAATTTCAGACAATGAGAAGGAGGCCAACAAGGTCTGCAGGGTGGCTGCCCGGTATTGGTTGTCCGGAGACTGGAAACTCTATCGTAGGTCATTTGGAGGGTCATATCTTTCATGCTTACACCTAG